A stretch of Blastocatellia bacterium DNA encodes these proteins:
- the rsmA gene encoding 16S rRNA (adenine(1518)-N(6)/adenine(1519)-N(6))-dimethyltransferase RsmA: MMRARKRLGQHFLSDPHLARRIVEAVDLHPEDVVLEIGPGRGALTRFLSERAARVLAVEIDEALARQLAGRWPPEKVTLIIGDILKLDLDQLLEREGLSAPIRVFGNLPYNIATAILQHLLRFRTRLRDMTVMLQREVADRILSPPGSKSYGYLSIFVQYHCEGRRLFTISPSAFRPSPKVFSTVVHLRVRERPAVEVPDEEFFFDVVSALFAERRKTIWNNLKRAAARLRVNDLASVFQRVGLSPLRRAETLALEELAALTTALFHARAQEQGAIRFV; the protein is encoded by the coding sequence ATGATGCGCGCGCGCAAACGTCTGGGGCAACATTTCCTGTCCGATCCCCATCTCGCCCGTCGGATCGTGGAGGCCGTTGATCTCCATCCCGAGGATGTCGTCCTGGAGATCGGTCCGGGACGCGGCGCTCTGACCCGCTTTCTGAGCGAACGCGCGGCCCGCGTCCTGGCTGTCGAGATTGACGAAGCGCTCGCTCGACAGCTCGCTGGCCGATGGCCTCCGGAGAAGGTCACCCTCATCATCGGAGACATCTTGAAGCTGGACCTCGATCAGCTCCTGGAGCGAGAAGGACTCAGCGCACCCATTCGCGTCTTCGGCAATCTCCCGTACAACATCGCTACGGCCATCCTTCAACATTTGCTTCGCTTCCGCACACGCCTGCGCGATATGACCGTCATGTTGCAGCGCGAGGTCGCCGACCGCATCCTGAGCCCTCCCGGGAGCAAGTCCTACGGCTATCTCTCCATCTTCGTCCAGTACCATTGCGAAGGCCGACGCCTCTTCACCATCTCGCCGAGCGCCTTCCGACCATCGCCTAAGGTCTTCTCGACGGTCGTCCATCTTCGCGTGCGCGAACGTCCGGCCGTGGAGGTCCCCGATGAAGAGTTCTTCTTCGACGTGGTCAGCGCGCTCTTCGCCGAACGGCGCAAGACGATTTGGAACAATCTCAAGCGCGCCGCTGCGCGCTTACGGGTGAACGATCTCGCCTCGGTCTTTCAGCGCGTCGGTCTCTCTCCCCTCCGTCGAGCGGAGACGCTCGCGTTGGAAGAATTGGCCGCTCTGACGACGGCTCTTTTTCACGCGCGCGCTCAAGAGCAGGGAGCGATTCGCTTCGTTTGA
- the ispD gene encoding 2-C-methyl-D-erythritol 4-phosphate cytidylyltransferase: MKETNVAIIVAAGRGKRIGADIPKAFLSLAGEPIILRTLRPFEACAEVHRLVVVVPEELRARAEAIFAAAHVTKLAAVIAGGPERMDSVARALQVLSPKAVDLLLVHDGVRPFVTPEQIARVIERARAVGAALLALPIAETVKEVEDERVIGTLDRRRLYLAQTPQAFRASILFEAYERALREGVTATDEAALVERCGWPVVIVEGSVRNMKITWPEDLLLAEALVRAEERR, from the coding sequence GTGAAGGAGACCAACGTCGCCATCATCGTCGCAGCCGGGCGAGGGAAGCGAATCGGCGCGGATATCCCGAAGGCCTTCCTCTCGCTGGCGGGGGAGCCGATCATCTTGCGCACGCTGCGTCCGTTTGAAGCATGTGCGGAGGTGCATCGGCTGGTCGTCGTCGTGCCTGAGGAATTGCGAGCGCGCGCCGAAGCGATATTCGCGGCGGCGCACGTGACGAAGCTCGCCGCTGTGATCGCGGGCGGGCCAGAGCGCATGGATTCGGTCGCGCGCGCCCTGCAGGTGCTCTCACCGAAGGCCGTGGATCTCCTCCTCGTTCACGACGGCGTTCGCCCCTTCGTCACGCCCGAGCAGATCGCGCGCGTCATCGAGCGGGCGCGCGCCGTGGGCGCAGCACTGCTGGCCCTCCCCATCGCGGAGACGGTCAAAGAGGTCGAAGATGAGCGCGTCATCGGCACGTTGGATCGTCGTCGCCTCTATTTGGCGCAAACCCCGCAGGCGTTCCGCGCTTCGATCCTCTTCGAGGCGTATGAACGCGCCCTGCGCGAAGGGGTCACGGCGACCGATGAGGCGGCGCTCGTCGAGCGCTGTGGATGGCCGGTCGTCATCGTGGAGGGATCAGTCCGCAATATGAAGATCACGTGGCCCGAAGATTTGCTTCTGGCCGAAGCGCTCGTGCGCGCGGAGGAGAGAAGATGA
- the cdd gene encoding cytidine deaminase, translating into MTDTELIAQAMAARALAYAPYSEFAVGAALLTADDRVFTGCNIENASYGLTVCAERVALFKAVSEGVREFSRIALVADTEALISPCGACRQVLWEFAPDLIVVSANLKGQMRVHPLRGLLPEPFDGRML; encoded by the coding sequence ATGACCGATACCGAGTTGATCGCACAAGCGATGGCGGCGCGCGCCCTCGCCTATGCGCCGTATTCGGAGTTCGCCGTTGGAGCGGCTTTGCTCACAGCCGATGACCGCGTCTTCACCGGATGCAATATTGAGAACGCCAGTTATGGCTTGACCGTCTGCGCCGAGCGCGTGGCCCTCTTCAAAGCGGTCTCCGAAGGCGTGCGCGAGTTTTCGCGAATCGCTCTTGTCGCCGACACGGAGGCGCTCATCTCCCCCTGCGGAGCGTGTCGCCAGGTGTTATGGGAGTTCGCGCCGGACCTGATCGTCGTCTCGGCTAATCTCAAAGGGCAGATGCGCGTGCATCCGCTGCGAGGGTTGCTCCCAGAGCCCTTTGATGGCCGGATGCTCTGA
- a CDS encoding thymidine phosphorylase codes for MRVVDLIRKKRDGQALAPEEIAFLIRGYSRGEIPDYQMAAFLMATMWRGMTMEETLVLTEEMVRSGRTLDWGHLLEAKVDKHSTGGVGDKTSLVLAPIVAAAGGRVPMISGRGLAHTGGTLDKLESIPGFRVQLPLETIRQLVERVGAALVGQTEEIVPADRKLYALRDVTATVECVPLIVASIMSKKIAEGIDALVLDVKVGKGAFMKSEDEARDLAERLVDVGRRMGKRVRALLTDMNQPLGRAVGNALEVIESIETLKGRGPEDLRALSLELAAHMLLLSDRAANLDTARQMAERVLHSGAALEKFREIVEAQGGDPRVVDDYARLPQARFRMDYRAEVAGVVVEAHAERLGQASMLLGAGREHLHAPIDHAVGLIIHKKVGEPVIRGEVLCTLHYNSEERLPRALEQVRAAFVIGAAAPKPEPLIKAVV; via the coding sequence ATGCGCGTCGTTGATCTGATTCGGAAGAAACGAGATGGGCAGGCGCTCGCGCCCGAGGAGATCGCATTCCTCATTCGCGGCTATTCGCGAGGGGAGATCCCCGACTATCAAATGGCCGCTTTTTTGATGGCGACGATGTGGCGGGGGATGACGATGGAAGAGACGCTCGTCCTGACCGAGGAGATGGTGCGATCGGGGCGCACGCTGGATTGGGGACATCTGCTCGAGGCGAAGGTGGACAAACACAGCACCGGGGGCGTGGGGGATAAGACCTCACTCGTTTTGGCGCCCATCGTCGCAGCGGCTGGCGGGCGCGTGCCGATGATCTCCGGTCGCGGTCTGGCGCACACAGGAGGGACGCTCGATAAATTGGAGTCCATCCCGGGATTTCGCGTACAGCTCCCGCTGGAAACGATTCGCCAATTGGTCGAGCGCGTGGGCGCGGCGCTCGTGGGACAAACGGAGGAGATCGTCCCGGCCGATCGCAAGCTCTACGCCTTGCGCGACGTCACAGCGACGGTGGAGTGCGTGCCGCTCATCGTCGCCAGCATCATGAGTAAGAAGATCGCCGAAGGGATTGATGCACTCGTGCTGGACGTCAAGGTGGGAAAGGGCGCCTTCATGAAGAGCGAGGACGAGGCACGAGATCTGGCCGAGCGCTTAGTGGACGTCGGGCGGCGCATGGGCAAGCGCGTGCGAGCGCTGCTGACGGATATGAATCAGCCGCTCGGGCGAGCTGTCGGCAACGCCCTCGAGGTGATCGAGAGCATAGAGACGCTCAAAGGACGAGGTCCGGAGGATCTACGCGCGCTATCGTTGGAGTTGGCCGCGCACATGCTTCTTCTCAGTGATCGGGCGGCGAATCTCGACACCGCTCGACAAATGGCCGAACGCGTTTTGCACAGCGGGGCCGCTCTGGAGAAGTTTCGAGAGATCGTCGAAGCGCAAGGGGGGGATCCGCGCGTCGTGGATGATTACGCGCGCTTGCCGCAGGCGCGGTTCCGCATGGACTATCGGGCGGAAGTCGCGGGCGTCGTGGTCGAAGCTCATGCCGAGCGCCTCGGCCAGGCGTCTATGCTGTTGGGCGCCGGACGCGAGCATCTTCACGCGCCCATTGATCATGCCGTTGGCCTCATCATTCACAAGAAGGTGGGCGAGCCTGTCATCCGGGGGGAAGTCCTGTGCACGCTCCATTACAATAGTGAGGAGCGGCTGCCGCGCGCTTTGGAACAGGTCCGCGCCGCATTCGTCATTGGGGCGGCCGCGCCGAAGCCCGAACCTCTGATCAAAGCCGTCGTGTGA
- the udk gene encoding uridine kinase: protein MRDVQARRVLIIGICGGTGSGKTTVAQKILEAVGADRVVYLQQDAYYKDLSHLPLEERHRLNFDHPDAIDTDLLLQHIEELRAGRAIEQPIYDFTTHTRRPETRRIEPRPIILVEGILVFENPRLRALMDLKIFVDTADDIRFIRRLLRDISERGRTVESVIRQYLETVRPMHLEFVEPSKRYADIIIPEGGYNIVGIDLIIEKIKAYLSEVERSGETTR from the coding sequence ATGAGAGACGTCCAAGCGCGTCGCGTCCTGATCATCGGGATTTGTGGGGGGACCGGCTCTGGTAAGACGACGGTCGCGCAAAAGATCCTGGAGGCCGTCGGCGCCGATCGCGTCGTCTACCTGCAGCAGGATGCTTATTACAAGGACCTGAGTCATTTGCCGCTGGAGGAGCGGCATCGGTTGAACTTCGATCATCCCGATGCCATTGACACGGACTTGCTCTTGCAACACATCGAGGAGCTACGTGCGGGTCGAGCGATCGAGCAGCCGATCTACGACTTCACGACTCATACGCGTCGGCCGGAGACGCGTCGCATCGAACCGCGCCCCATCATTTTGGTCGAGGGCATCCTCGTCTTCGAGAATCCGCGTCTGCGCGCTCTCATGGATTTGAAGATCTTCGTGGACACGGCCGACGATATTCGGTTCATTCGCCGTCTCCTCCGCGACATCTCCGAGCGCGGCCGCACGGTCGAATCTGTGATCCGGCAGTATCTGGAGACAGTGCGCCCGATGCATCTGGAGTTCGTCGAGCCGAGCAAGCGCTATGCCGACATCATCATCCCCGAAGGGGGGTATAATATCGTCGGCATTGACCTCATCATCGAGAAGATCAAGGCCTATTTGAGCGAGGTCGAAAGGTCGGGAGAAACGACGCGATGA
- a CDS encoding NupC/NupG family nucleoside CNT transporter, which yields MRDQARTAHVPWTTRAIGLVGIFAILGIAFLLSNSPRDVSARILLWGIGLQIALAILILRTGPGRWFFDQLGELIRRLLAFAVEGATFVFGPLAGESFGVIFAFRVLPTIIFVSSFFSILYYLGIMQRIVLAMAKFMAWTMKVSGAESLAAAANVFMGQTEAPLIIAPYVPSMTRSELLCLMLGGMATIAGGVMAAYIGMGINPVYLLTGSVMAAPGAIMMAKILIPEKEEPLTRGVVRIEVKTEDRNVIEAAARGAGDGARLAINVAAMLIAFIALIALVNALLGFLHARVSFIPPNLQWILGWLFAPLAFIMGVPTADITEVGNLLGQKLILNEFVAYTELARVQSELHPRSVMIATYALCGFANFASIGIQIGGIGGIAPNRRGDLAELGVRAMIGGFLTTCLTGTIAGLIS from the coding sequence ATGCGCGATCAAGCGCGCACAGCTCATGTCCCGTGGACGACGCGGGCGATCGGGCTGGTGGGCATCTTCGCTATCCTCGGCATCGCGTTCCTTCTCTCCAACAGCCCGCGCGACGTGAGCGCGCGCATTCTCCTCTGGGGCATCGGCTTGCAGATCGCTCTGGCGATCCTCATTTTGCGAACGGGCCCGGGGCGATGGTTCTTCGATCAGCTCGGCGAATTGATTCGGCGACTCCTGGCCTTCGCCGTCGAAGGCGCGACGTTCGTCTTCGGACCGCTGGCGGGAGAGAGTTTTGGCGTCATCTTCGCCTTTCGCGTGCTGCCGACGATCATCTTCGTCTCGTCGTTCTTCTCGATCCTCTATTACCTGGGCATCATGCAGCGGATCGTGCTCGCCATGGCGAAATTCATGGCGTGGACGATGAAGGTGAGCGGCGCCGAGAGCTTGGCGGCAGCAGCCAACGTTTTCATGGGACAGACAGAGGCGCCGTTGATCATCGCGCCGTATGTGCCCTCGATGACGCGTTCGGAGCTGCTTTGTCTGATGCTCGGGGGAATGGCGACGATCGCCGGGGGGGTCATGGCCGCTTATATCGGCATGGGCATCAATCCCGTCTATCTGTTGACGGGAAGCGTCATGGCAGCGCCCGGCGCCATCATGATGGCGAAGATTTTGATCCCGGAGAAGGAGGAGCCGCTCACGCGGGGCGTGGTGCGGATCGAGGTGAAGACCGAGGATCGGAATGTGATCGAGGCGGCCGCGCGCGGAGCAGGCGACGGAGCGCGCTTAGCCATTAACGTCGCGGCCATGCTCATCGCCTTCATCGCCTTGATCGCTTTGGTGAATGCGCTCCTCGGATTTTTGCACGCGCGCGTGAGCTTCATCCCGCCCAATCTGCAATGGATTCTCGGATGGCTCTTCGCGCCGCTGGCCTTCATCATGGGCGTGCCAACGGCGGACATCACTGAGGTCGGGAATCTGCTCGGGCAAAAGCTCATCCTGAACGAGTTCGTCGCTTACACGGAGCTGGCGCGGGTGCAGTCGGAGCTGCATCCGCGTTCGGTGATGATCGCCACGTATGCGCTCTGCGGGTTCGCCAACTTCGCTTCCATCGGCATTCAGATTGGCGGGATCGGGGGGATCGCGCCCAATCGGCGAGGCGACCTCGCCGAGTTGGGCGTGCGAGCGATGATCGGCGGATTCTTGACGACGTGTTTGACCGGGACGATCGCTGGGCTGATCAGTTGA
- a CDS encoding TRAM domain-containing protein, whose amino-acid sequence MRVNWDVLLIRIVFTGILIAAGYFLRPIAHDVRLSVLAAAALAVAIIFFETRVRRASLKTLIGAAMGSILGIIGATLIGFLITVQGALPPDVRAYVTLALLLLMAYVGLMVGAAKGEFLDLSALGGLLRERSSRNVKILDTSVIIDGRIADIVETGFLEGMLVIPNFILRELQQIADSPDTHKRNRGRRGLDILQKLQTKHGITVQFSEVDFPELRDVDQKLIELAKQLDAKIVTNDFNLNKVAQLRGVEVLNINELANALKPVVLPGETMRVFILKEGKEANQGVAYLDDGTMVVVDNARKMIGKTIEATVTSVLQTTAGKMIFGRYVEDARSTRGSRSSQAAEDS is encoded by the coding sequence ATGCGCGTGAATTGGGACGTTTTGCTCATTCGGATCGTTTTCACGGGAATCTTGATTGCCGCGGGATACTTTCTCCGCCCCATCGCTCACGATGTGCGTCTCTCGGTGCTGGCGGCTGCGGCGCTGGCCGTGGCGATCATCTTCTTCGAGACGCGCGTACGTCGAGCCTCGCTGAAGACGCTCATTGGGGCGGCCATGGGATCCATCCTCGGTATCATCGGCGCGACGCTCATCGGCTTCCTTATCACGGTTCAAGGCGCGTTGCCACCAGATGTGCGCGCCTATGTGACGTTGGCCTTGCTGCTGCTGATGGCCTATGTCGGCTTAATGGTCGGCGCCGCCAAGGGGGAGTTCCTCGATCTGTCCGCTCTTGGCGGGCTCCTGCGCGAGCGCAGTTCGCGGAACGTGAAGATCCTCGACACGAGCGTCATCATTGACGGGCGCATCGCGGACATCGTGGAGACGGGGTTCCTCGAAGGCATGCTCGTGATTCCGAACTTCATCCTCCGGGAGCTGCAACAGATCGCCGATTCTCCGGATACGCATAAGCGCAATCGCGGGCGGCGCGGATTGGACATCTTGCAGAAGCTGCAGACCAAGCATGGCATCACGGTGCAGTTCTCCGAGGTTGACTTCCCCGAGCTACGGGACGTGGATCAGAAACTCATCGAGCTGGCCAAGCAGTTAGATGCCAAGATCGTGACCAACGATTTCAATCTCAACAAGGTGGCGCAGTTGCGCGGCGTCGAGGTCTTGAACATCAACGAGCTGGCCAATGCGCTGAAGCCCGTGGTCTTGCCTGGTGAGACGATGCGCGTCTTCATCCTCAAGGAGGGGAAGGAGGCGAATCAGGGCGTCGCCTATCTGGACGATGGGACGATGGTCGTCGTAGATAACGCGCGGAAGATGATCGGCAAGACCATTGAAGCGACTGTGACGAGCGTCCTGCAGACGACAGCGGGGAAGATGATCTTCGGACGCTACGTCGAAGACGCGCGTTCGACGCGGGGCTCGCGATCGTCGCAGGCGGCGGAGGACTCGTGA
- the ispF gene encoding 2-C-methyl-D-erythritol 2,4-cyclodiphosphate synthase, which produces MSERIGFGYDLHRLVEGRRLVLGGIEIPFPKGLAGHSDADVVLHSLCDALLGAAGLGDLGRHFPDTDPRYAGISSAKLLEAVLAELAQREFEIENVDVTILAEVPRLSPVLESMRNRVAELLQIPPDRVNIKAKTNEGVDAIGRGEAIAAYAVCLLRRSGA; this is translated from the coding sequence ATGAGCGAGCGCATCGGATTCGGATACGATCTCCATCGCCTGGTCGAAGGGCGGCGGCTCGTGCTGGGGGGGATCGAGATCCCCTTCCCCAAGGGATTAGCGGGACATTCGGACGCCGATGTTGTCCTTCACAGCCTCTGCGATGCGCTTTTGGGCGCAGCGGGACTTGGCGACCTGGGGCGACATTTTCCGGACACGGATCCACGCTACGCTGGGATCTCCAGCGCGAAGCTCTTGGAGGCCGTGCTCGCGGAGCTCGCGCAGCGCGAGTTTGAGATCGAGAACGTGGATGTGACGATCTTGGCCGAAGTCCCGCGCCTCTCGCCCGTTCTGGAGAGCATGCGCAATCGGGTGGCAGAGCTGCTGCAGATCCCACCGGATCGAGTCAATATCAAGGCGAAGACGAATGAGGGTGTGGATGCTATCGGCCGCGGAGAGGCAATTGCGGCGTACGCGGTGTGCTTGCTGCGGCGATCCGGAGCGTGA
- a CDS encoding purine-nucleoside phosphorylase: protein MAKSLYERVQEAVAFIRERSAIRPQVGLVLGSGLGTVVGGMSDAVELNYAEIPHFPTATVAGHPGRLLLGRLATTAVAVLQGRFHYYEGYAMEDVTFPIRVLGVLGVRQVVLTNAAGGINLRFRPGSLMLIADHLNLMGVNPLRGPNDERFGPRFPDLTQVYSPLLRALAHDVAREIGLALEEGVYAAVSGPSYETPAEIRMLRQLGADAVGMSTVPEAIVARHMGMEVLGLSVIANMAAGIAEHPLRHEDVLEAMTRVRERLQALLDRLIPRLAEAHVAQTESRPKE, encoded by the coding sequence ATGGCGAAGTCCTTGTACGAACGCGTTCAAGAGGCCGTCGCCTTCATTCGCGAGCGAAGCGCGATACGGCCGCAGGTCGGTCTCGTCTTGGGATCGGGATTGGGCACTGTGGTCGGAGGGATGAGCGATGCCGTAGAACTCAACTATGCGGAGATCCCACATTTTCCCACGGCTACTGTGGCCGGACACCCGGGACGATTGCTCCTGGGCCGGCTTGCGACGACGGCAGTCGCCGTGTTGCAGGGCCGGTTTCACTACTATGAGGGGTACGCGATGGAGGACGTGACATTCCCCATTCGCGTGCTCGGCGTGCTCGGCGTCCGACAGGTGGTGTTGACGAATGCCGCCGGAGGGATCAATCTTCGCTTTCGCCCTGGCTCGCTCATGCTCATCGCCGATCACCTCAATCTGATGGGCGTGAATCCGCTGCGCGGTCCGAACGACGAGCGCTTCGGTCCGCGATTTCCCGATTTGACGCAGGTCTACTCCCCGCTTCTGCGCGCCCTTGCGCATGACGTCGCGCGCGAGATCGGTCTGGCGTTGGAGGAAGGCGTATATGCGGCCGTAAGTGGGCCGAGCTACGAGACGCCCGCCGAGATTCGGATGCTGCGGCAATTGGGCGCAGACGCTGTGGGCATGTCCACCGTTCCCGAAGCGATCGTGGCGCGCCATATGGGGATGGAGGTCCTTGGTCTCTCGGTGATCGCCAATATGGCGGCAGGCATCGCCGAGCATCCGTTGCGCCATGAGGACGTCTTGGAAGCGATGACGCGCGTGCGCGAGCGACTTCAAGCGTTGCTCGATCGACTCATCCCGCGCCTTGCGGAAGCCCACGTCGCCCAGACCGAATCGCGGCCGAAGGAGTGA
- the ribD gene encoding bifunctional diaminohydroxyphosphoribosylaminopyrimidine deaminase/5-amino-6-(5-phosphoribosylamino)uracil reductase RibD: MGLWRASATSGSPPSTVSAPTDEDYIRLALELAASAKGEVSPNPLVGALVVKEGCIVGRGVHRYAEVKHAEVLALEEAGERAQGATLYTNLEPCCHYGRTPPCTDAIIRAGIARVVACMMDPNPQVCGRGFEALRRAGIRVEVGIAEAEARQLNEKFVHYITSGRPFVHLKIAMSLDGRIATATGHSRWITGDVSRRTVHHLRHEYDAILVGIGTVLADDPELTDRSARPRHRPLVRVVLDSRLRIPLTSKLVRTARQWPLWIFTTEPLREHASHLIECGASVIPVPARAGRVDLSAVLDELGRREITSLLVEGGAEVHAAFLQQGLANKLTVFIAPKIIGGRGALPAIGGEDIPTLDRALSVRIVAVAYSGDDVEITAYPVP; encoded by the coding sequence ATGGGTCTCTGGCGCGCGAGCGCGACTTCTGGATCCCCCCCCTCGACGGTCTCCGCCCCCACGGACGAAGATTACATTCGCCTGGCCTTGGAATTGGCAGCTTCGGCGAAAGGAGAAGTCAGTCCGAATCCCTTGGTGGGCGCGCTCGTCGTCAAAGAGGGATGCATCGTCGGTCGCGGCGTCCATCGCTATGCCGAAGTGAAGCACGCTGAAGTCCTCGCTTTGGAAGAGGCCGGAGAGCGGGCCCAAGGAGCGACACTCTACACGAATCTGGAACCGTGCTGCCATTACGGACGAACGCCGCCTTGCACCGACGCGATCATTCGTGCTGGCATCGCGCGCGTCGTCGCCTGCATGATGGATCCGAATCCGCAGGTTTGTGGGCGCGGCTTCGAAGCCTTGCGCCGCGCGGGCATTCGCGTTGAGGTCGGCATCGCCGAAGCGGAAGCTCGGCAGTTGAATGAGAAGTTCGTCCACTACATCACTTCGGGACGCCCCTTCGTGCATTTGAAGATCGCCATGAGCCTTGACGGTCGGATCGCAACGGCGACCGGCCATTCCCGATGGATCACGGGTGACGTCTCGCGTCGAACCGTCCATCACTTACGCCACGAGTATGATGCCATCTTGGTCGGCATCGGCACGGTGCTCGCCGATGATCCGGAATTGACGGATCGGTCGGCCCGCCCGCGCCATCGGCCGCTCGTTCGCGTCGTGCTAGACTCTCGTTTGCGCATCCCCCTCACGTCGAAACTCGTGCGCACGGCGCGCCAGTGGCCCCTGTGGATCTTCACGACGGAACCTCTCAGGGAGCACGCGTCCCACTTGATCGAGTGCGGAGCCTCGGTGATCCCTGTCCCGGCTCGCGCCGGACGTGTGGACCTTTCGGCCGTCTTGGATGAACTCGGCCGCCGAGAGATCACGAGCCTCTTGGTCGAGGGAGGAGCCGAAGTCCATGCCGCCTTTCTCCAGCAAGGGCTCGCCAATAAGCTGACGGTCTTCATCGCGCCGAAGATCATTGGTGGACGGGGCGCTCTCCCAGCCATCGGGGGCGAGGATATTCCGACGCTCGATCGTGCGCTCTCGGTCCGGATCGTCGCCGTCGCATATTCGGGCGACGATGTGGAGATCACGGCGTATCCAGTCCCCTGA
- the radA gene encoding DNA repair protein RadA, with translation MARGQKTIYICQECGYQSPKWLGKCPACGEWNSLVEEREPPFEGEQRRLRRAGRAIPRPYSEIEQRADVRWTSGLPEFDRVLGGGIVPGSVVLVGGDPGIGKSTLLLQVADQLTRRYGTVLYVSGEESERQIRMRGERLGLEAPALYVLTETCLESVSEAIETLRPAAVVIDSIQTIFSETLESIPGSLAQVREAAARFLMLAKSHEIPIFLIGHVTKEGMIAGPKALEHIVDAVLYFEGERHQNHRVIRAVKNRYGATNEVGVFEMTSQGLIPVPNPSAMFLSERPLGVSGSVVSACMEGTRPILIELQALVGSSGSGAGRRMTRGVDPYRVALLLAVLERRAGFQLVGCDVFVNIAGGITVDEPAVDLAIVAAVASSFRNVALDPQTVIFGEVGLAGEVRAVSAAAARAREAAQMGFRRLIVPENNRRSVDASETMEIIGVRSIFEVLDIMA, from the coding sequence GTGGCGAGGGGCCAAAAGACCATCTACATCTGTCAAGAATGTGGGTACCAATCGCCCAAGTGGCTGGGGAAATGTCCCGCCTGCGGAGAGTGGAATTCGCTCGTTGAGGAGCGAGAGCCTCCCTTCGAAGGGGAACAGCGTCGTCTCCGGCGCGCGGGTCGTGCGATTCCCCGACCATACTCGGAGATTGAGCAGCGCGCGGATGTCCGTTGGACCAGTGGGCTTCCCGAATTCGATCGCGTCTTGGGGGGAGGGATTGTCCCAGGGAGCGTTGTGCTTGTCGGCGGCGATCCGGGGATCGGCAAGAGCACGCTGCTGCTACAGGTCGCTGATCAATTGACTCGCCGATACGGAACCGTGCTCTACGTCTCGGGCGAGGAATCGGAGCGGCAGATCCGGATGCGCGGAGAGCGCTTAGGGCTGGAAGCACCAGCGCTCTACGTTTTGACGGAGACGTGCTTGGAATCTGTGAGCGAGGCCATCGAGACACTGCGCCCCGCGGCCGTCGTCATTGACTCGATTCAGACGATCTTCTCCGAGACGCTCGAGTCAATACCGGGCAGCCTCGCACAGGTGCGCGAGGCCGCGGCTCGTTTCCTCATGCTGGCCAAAAGTCACGAGATCCCCATCTTCCTGATCGGGCACGTGACCAAGGAAGGGATGATCGCCGGACCGAAGGCGCTCGAGCACATCGTGGATGCGGTCCTTTATTTCGAGGGGGAGCGGCATCAGAATCATCGGGTGATTCGCGCTGTGAAGAATCGGTACGGGGCCACCAATGAGGTGGGCGTCTTCGAGATGACGTCGCAGGGGTTGATCCCCGTGCCGAACCCTTCGGCGATGTTTCTGAGCGAGCGTCCGCTGGGCGTCTCGGGCTCGGTCGTCTCGGCCTGTATGGAGGGGACGCGCCCGATCTTGATCGAGCTGCAGGCGCTCGTGGGATCGAGCGGCTCTGGAGCGGGACGGCGGATGACGCGCGGCGTGGATCCTTATCGGGTGGCCCTGCTTTTGGCCGTGTTAGAACGGCGGGCGGGATTCCAATTGGTCGGATGTGATGTCTTCGTCAATATCGCCGGTGGGATCACTGTGGATGAACCGGCTGTGGATCTGGCCATTGTCGCGGCGGTCGCTTCCAGCTTCCGCAACGTGGCGCTCGATCCGCAGACGGTCATCTTCGGAGAAGTCGGATTGGCCGGAGAGGTGCGGGCTGTCTCAGCGGCCGCCGCGCGCGCGCGCGAGGCCGCGCAGATGGGCTTCCGGCGCCTCATCGTGCCGGAGAATAATCGCCGGAGCGTGGATGCTTCGGAGACGATGGAGATCATCGGCGTGCGCTCGATCTTCGAAGTCCTCGACATCATGGCGTGA